From Variimorphobacter saccharofermentans, one genomic window encodes:
- the mutT gene encoding 8-oxo-dGTP diphosphatase MutT yields the protein MKSIEVAAAIIIQNKSIFATERGYGDFKGYWEFPGGKIEEGETPQEALVREMMEELNVRIKVQELVEIVNYDYPDFHLTMHCFLCKIISGDMILKEHTSARWLTKDHINEVDWLPADKDLIEKLKSRL from the coding sequence ATGAAATCAATAGAAGTGGCAGCAGCGATTATAATACAGAATAAAAGTATATTTGCTACAGAAAGAGGTTATGGTGACTTCAAAGGCTACTGGGAGTTCCCCGGTGGAAAGATTGAAGAGGGGGAGACTCCCCAGGAAGCCTTGGTACGTGAAATGATGGAAGAACTCAATGTCCGGATAAAAGTGCAAGAACTAGTTGAGATAGTGAACTATGATTATCCGGATTTTCATCTGACCATGCATTGCTTTTTGTGTAAGATTATATCAGGTGATATGATCCTAAAGGAACATACCTCTGCAAGATGGTTAACCAAAGACCATATAAATGAAGTCGATTGGTTACCCGCAGATAAGGATCTGATCGAAAAACTAAAAAGCAGATTATAA
- a CDS encoding GNAT family N-acetyltransferase has protein sequence MNICKAQEIDLEEILKLQYLAYQSEAKLLNNYSIQPLTQTLEDLIKEYKNGVIYKAIIDQQIIGSVRGYVQEGTLYIGKLIVHPDFQGKGIGTKLLEYIENDHKSLRKELFTSDKSIRNIRLYERCGYTPFKTKPVSDDLNMIYLEKDAAK, from the coding sequence ATGAACATATGCAAAGCACAGGAAATCGATTTAGAGGAAATTCTGAAACTTCAATATTTAGCATACCAAAGCGAGGCCAAACTCTTAAATAATTATTCTATACAGCCGCTGACGCAGACTCTGGAAGATTTGATAAAAGAATATAAAAATGGTGTTATCTATAAAGCGATTATTGATCAGCAGATAATCGGTTCCGTTCGTGGTTACGTTCAGGAAGGAACCTTATATATTGGTAAACTAATTGTTCATCCCGATTTTCAGGGCAAGGGTATCGGAACCAAGCTACTGGAATACATTGAAAACGATCATAAAAGTCTTAGAAAAGAACTGTTTACCAGTGATAAAAGTATAAGAAACATCCGATTATACGAGCGTTGCGGCTATACTCCGTTCAAAACAAAGCCCGTATCCGATGATCTTAACATGATCTATCTGGAAAAGGATGCTGCGAAATAG
- a CDS encoding 4Fe-4S double cluster binding domain-containing protein — MNKEIEQLLYENGASMVGFAKIEGLYNSVDLSGPRSEDSVTEPIDIPRYPYGISIVLAYPGEIIKNISNAPTLEYYDAYHRVNDKLDALANLCAGYIKECGYNAYPQTVSSIKEYGIFRTIMPHKTVAVHAGLGWIGKSALFVTEPYGSAIRLTSVLTDAPIDYNQQIPHSKCGGCMLCTNACPGKAISGRNWSPELDRDEFFNALACRKKAREIAANAINKQITLCGKCVEVCPYTRKYTASAATA, encoded by the coding sequence ATGAATAAGGAAATTGAACAGCTCTTATATGAAAATGGAGCCTCCATGGTAGGATTTGCAAAGATTGAGGGACTATATAATAGCGTGGATTTGAGCGGTCCCAGAAGTGAGGATTCCGTAACGGAACCGATCGATATACCCCGGTATCCTTATGGTATATCCATCGTACTTGCCTATCCTGGCGAGATAATTAAGAACATCAGCAATGCTCCCACACTGGAGTATTATGATGCCTATCATCGTGTAAATGATAAGCTGGATGCTTTGGCAAATCTATGTGCCGGTTACATAAAGGAATGTGGTTACAACGCATATCCACAGACGGTTTCATCCATCAAAGAATATGGCATATTTCGAACCATTATGCCACATAAGACGGTAGCTGTACACGCAGGCTTAGGTTGGATTGGTAAAAGCGCTTTATTTGTAACGGAACCTTATGGCTCTGCTATTCGCTTGACCTCCGTATTGACAGACGCCCCGATTGACTATAATCAGCAAATTCCTCATTCAAAATGTGGCGGCTGCATGCTCTGCACCAATGCATGCCCCGGAAAGGCTATTTCCGGTCGTAATTGGAGTCCGGAACTTGATCGGGATGAATTTTTTAATGCTTTAGCTTGTCGAAAAAAGGCCAGAGAAATTGCTGCCAATGCTATCAACAAACAGATTACTTTATGTGGGAAGTGTGTGGAGGTCTGCCCCTATACCAGAAAGTATACAGCAAGTGCCGCTACAGCTTAG
- a CDS encoding class I SAM-dependent methyltransferase produces MKGKKRMRTWLVMISVIIVICVTLYQPLINYLSKQAANPTGIIGSIMTRIWSVSFRDMNEWSYSLMNLNDEDVILDIGFGSGSGIQHMKGMNRKNTIYGVDISEEAVKTASTLNKEYIDSGEVILTVGDVAYLDFEDEFFNLVIAGQTHIYWDELEKGLSECYRVLKERGTLFIACEIDKIEYHLPEYKNSEDFTNLLYEIGFSEINVKTHNNYIAFICNK; encoded by the coding sequence ATGAAGGGAAAGAAAAGAATGAGAACCTGGCTAGTAATGATAAGTGTCATCATAGTGATCTGTGTTACATTGTATCAGCCTCTAATTAACTATCTGTCAAAGCAGGCGGCAAATCCCACCGGTATTATTGGAAGCATTATGACGAGAATCTGGTCCGTTTCCTTTCGAGATATGAACGAATGGAGTTATTCTCTTATGAACCTAAACGATGAGGATGTTATTTTGGACATCGGTTTTGGTAGCGGTTCCGGTATCCAGCATATGAAAGGAATGAATAGAAAGAATACGATTTATGGAGTCGATATATCCGAAGAAGCTGTGAAGACTGCATCCACGCTAAATAAAGAATATATAGACTCCGGTGAAGTTATATTAACCGTAGGAGATGTCGCTTACTTGGATTTTGAAGATGAGTTTTTTAATCTTGTGATTGCAGGACAAACTCATATTTATTGGGATGAACTTGAAAAAGGATTATCAGAGTGCTACCGCGTTCTGAAAGAGAGAGGAACCTTATTTATTGCATGTGAGATTGACAAAATAGAATATCATCTTCCTGAATACAAGAATTCGGAGGATTTTACAAATCTATTATATGAGATTGGATTTAGTGAAATTAATGTAAAGACTCACAATAATTACATAGCATTTATCTGTAATAAATAA
- a CDS encoding EFR1 family ferrodoxin (N-terminal region resembles flavodoxins. C-terminal ferrodoxin region binds two 4Fe-4S clusters.): MVSRIIFYFTGTGNSYAVANKVAKELGETELVPITRIKDFPIEKYSMVGIVYPVYYIHAPEIVIRMLDHIHFYSSQQIFIIATHAASWGYALSDVKSLPAFSDCRHVQEFRVKMPGNNILEYGAFPQFYQKNILRKADRKINEIVTTIINKESTKSITPNLLARLFKQNGEGKTQVFHDLGEKFYVTSNCQHCGVCEKICPAKNIELSNGSVIWGNQCQCCMACIQWCPQNAIAHPALNHKRTRYTHPDITQKQLWRI, encoded by the coding sequence GTGGTGTCTCGAATCATTTTCTATTTCACTGGAACTGGCAACAGCTATGCAGTTGCAAATAAAGTAGCAAAGGAATTAGGAGAAACAGAGCTAGTCCCAATAACCAGAATAAAAGATTTTCCCATAGAAAAGTATAGCATGGTTGGCATTGTCTATCCTGTTTACTACATACATGCGCCAGAAATTGTTATTCGTATGTTGGATCATATCCATTTCTATTCATCTCAACAGATTTTTATTATTGCAACACATGCTGCATCCTGGGGATATGCTTTATCAGACGTGAAATCCCTGCCTGCTTTTTCTGACTGCAGGCATGTTCAGGAATTTCGAGTAAAAATGCCAGGTAATAATATACTTGAATATGGTGCCTTTCCACAATTCTATCAGAAGAATATATTACGAAAGGCTGATCGTAAAATCAATGAAATCGTCACTACCATTATTAATAAGGAATCTACCAAGTCAATAACACCTAACTTGTTAGCACGACTATTCAAACAGAATGGAGAAGGCAAGACGCAGGTATTTCATGATTTAGGGGAGAAATTCTATGTTACGAGTAATTGTCAGCATTGTGGGGTATGTGAAAAAATCTGCCCTGCAAAAAACATTGAACTATCAAATGGAAGCGTCATTTGGGGAAACCAATGCCAATGCTGTATGGCCTGTATACAATGGTGCCCACAAAACGCAATAGCACATCCGGCCTTGAACCATAAACGAACGAGATACACCCATCCCGATATAACACAAAAGCAATTATGGAGGATATAA
- a CDS encoding TetR/AcrR family transcriptional regulator, translating into MMNKYEITTEKKKASIIDVAMTLFREKGFTNVSIKEIAAQAHVSQVSIYNYFGSKEALVTECANIIIHDALLRASEILKKDISFEDKIKQALSLCTEEISYSVSEYFSERALADPAMVELLVENINRSKAKVYRDYIEYGKREGCIDASIDTDTILDYVEAINTIGSKLKYDDDTPARIRQIHQLFLYGIIGK; encoded by the coding sequence ATGATGAATAAATATGAGATAACAACAGAAAAGAAAAAGGCTTCTATCATAGATGTGGCGATGACGCTTTTCAGAGAGAAAGGGTTTACGAATGTCAGTATAAAAGAAATCGCAGCACAGGCCCATGTATCACAGGTTTCAATCTATAATTATTTTGGAAGTAAAGAGGCATTAGTGACGGAGTGTGCGAATATTATCATACATGATGCTTTGCTGCGGGCATCGGAAATACTTAAAAAAGACATTAGCTTTGAAGACAAAATAAAGCAAGCATTGTCCCTTTGCACAGAAGAAATAAGCTACTCTGTATCAGAGTATTTTTCAGAAAGAGCACTTGCTGATCCGGCGATGGTGGAATTACTTGTAGAGAATATAAACCGCAGCAAAGCAAAAGTTTATCGTGATTACATTGAATATGGCAAGAGGGAAGGCTGTATTGATGCATCAATTGATACGGATACAATTTTAGATTATGTAGAAGCGATAAATACTATAGGGAGCAAACTGAAATATGATGATGACACACCTGCGAGAATTAGGCAGATTCATCAGCTGTTTTTATATGGGATAATAGGGAAGTAG
- a CDS encoding ABC transporter ATP-binding protein produces the protein MNYLVEIAKKNKFLVCIYLLSGILIAFLSNFSANYFQRLIDKFNDGSLAVSNIIIYGFVLAIVCVLDYLDEYPGRSLEHGIYIDLKLKALNKISRIDYQVYQSMGTGKLVQKIENGASAGKGVLFDFLFCLFRQLCPSILFSMIFIYSINKKVMLIILIGYIAVFFITNLLLKVLYQIKERILSNEEMMNHILVRGFMEMVVFRINKRFKHEIEKAELAKKEIVNSKVKMTLIHEAFFAIFALLVIVIKIFIIAYGWVTKSLSIGAIIALITLIDNAYTPIAIFNVLFVQYKLDRTAFKRYTDFLDSENDEQLDKGEKITSLKADISCTGLKFLYDNRVVLDNFDLNIRHGENVALVGESGSGKSTLIKLLSGLLKPQGGKISIGTYELNNIDLNSYYDCITYITQESPIFDGTLRENLVFDKNVEDYEIIKALEQVELLDLYNKLENGLDTELGERGTALSGGERQRLALARLWFSQANIIILDEATSAMDNITEEIVMNRVMDLLRTQTVIVIAHRLNSIRKFEHIVVLREGRIVGQDSFNKLLENNAYFKDLYYASTRD, from the coding sequence ATGAACTATTTGGTAGAGATAGCAAAAAAGAATAAGTTTCTAGTATGTATATATTTATTGTCAGGCATTTTAATTGCCTTCTTAAGTAACTTTAGTGCCAATTACTTTCAGCGACTTATAGATAAGTTTAATGATGGAAGTTTAGCAGTAAGCAATATCATTATTTATGGATTTGTCCTTGCTATAGTATGTGTTCTCGATTATTTGGACGAATACCCTGGACGCAGCCTCGAACACGGCATCTATATAGATTTAAAATTAAAAGCATTAAATAAAATAAGCCGTATAGATTATCAGGTATATCAATCTATGGGAACCGGCAAGCTAGTCCAGAAGATAGAGAATGGCGCATCCGCTGGCAAAGGCGTTTTATTTGATTTCTTGTTTTGTTTATTCCGGCAATTATGTCCATCCATTCTATTTAGTATGATTTTTATTTATAGCATCAATAAAAAGGTCATGCTTATAATATTAATAGGTTATATTGCTGTGTTTTTTATTACAAATTTGCTCCTAAAGGTTTTATATCAAATCAAGGAACGTATTCTATCAAATGAAGAAATGATGAATCATATTCTGGTTCGCGGATTCATGGAAATGGTCGTGTTCCGAATAAATAAGAGATTTAAGCATGAAATTGAAAAAGCGGAATTAGCAAAAAAAGAAATAGTAAATTCGAAAGTTAAAATGACACTTATTCATGAAGCTTTTTTTGCGATTTTTGCATTATTGGTGATTGTAATTAAAATCTTTATCATCGCTTACGGATGGGTAACTAAATCCTTAAGTATTGGAGCAATTATAGCATTGATTACTTTGATAGATAATGCATATACCCCAATTGCCATTTTTAATGTCCTGTTCGTACAATATAAACTGGATAGAACAGCATTTAAGAGGTATACCGATTTTTTAGATTCGGAAAATGATGAGCAGCTTGATAAAGGAGAAAAAATAACATCTTTGAAAGCTGATATTTCTTGTACTGGATTAAAATTTTTATATGATAATAGGGTTGTTCTGGATAACTTTGACTTGAATATCAGACATGGAGAAAACGTTGCTCTTGTGGGAGAAAGCGGTTCCGGTAAATCGACATTGATAAAATTGTTATCTGGATTGTTAAAGCCACAAGGTGGCAAGATATCGATTGGTACATATGAGTTAAATAATATTGATTTAAACAGTTATTATGACTGTATTACATATATCACTCAGGAATCACCGATATTTGATGGAACATTGCGAGAAAATCTAGTGTTTGATAAAAATGTAGAAGACTACGAAATTATCAAAGCCTTAGAGCAGGTTGAATTATTGGATTTATACAATAAGTTGGAAAACGGTTTAGATACTGAACTAGGAGAAAGAGGAACTGCTTTATCTGGTGGTGAACGCCAAAGACTGGCTCTAGCCAGACTATGGTTTTCACAGGCAAATATTATTATATTAGATGAAGCAACATCAGCAATGGATAATATAACAGAAGAAATTGTAATGAACCGTGTAATGGATTTATTACGAACGCAAACCGTTATAGTCATAGCTCATCGTTTAAACTCTATCAGGAAATTTGAACATATTGTTGTTTTAAGAGAAGGTCGTATTGTTGGTCAGGATAGCTTTAATAAACTACTGGAGAATAATGCATACTTTAAAGATTTATACTATGCAAGCACACGCGATTAA
- the mobQ gene encoding MobQ family relaxase, whose protein sequence is MAIFYFKIHIISRGKGGSAISAAAYRACQELYNPYDGRISDYTHKAGNVYSQIFIPDNTPNYLLNREKLWGSLEEAEKNKRAQLCREVTVALPKELSLKEQIELVKAYVTENFLPKGMVCDINIHDKGDGNPHAHILLPMRGIDENGQWENKQRKIYMLDGNGNKIYDKEKKQYACRTEPVNNWGNKENLITWRKNWAREVNQALERNGIEAKIDYRSYNEQGIKDRLPQTHEGKKHHIVEDTFSLNINQQIKECNLLGSMIVQEMALIYKEYTKDEEERNRKR, encoded by the coding sequence ATGGCAATATTTTATTTCAAAATACATATCATATCTCGTGGCAAAGGTGGTTCTGCTATAAGTGCAGCTGCATATCGAGCCTGTCAGGAATTGTATAATCCATACGATGGACGCATTTCTGACTATACTCATAAGGCTGGAAATGTATACAGCCAAATATTTATTCCTGATAATACTCCTAATTATTTACTTAATCGCGAAAAATTATGGGGTAGCTTAGAGGAAGCCGAAAAAAACAAACGAGCCCAGTTGTGTCGAGAAGTTACCGTAGCCTTACCAAAAGAATTAAGCCTAAAAGAACAGATTGAATTGGTTAAAGCATATGTTACGGAAAACTTCTTGCCAAAAGGAATGGTCTGCGATATCAATATTCATGATAAGGGCGATGGAAATCCTCACGCTCATATTCTTTTGCCAATGAGAGGAATAGATGAAAATGGACAATGGGAAAATAAGCAGCGGAAAATATATATGTTAGATGGAAACGGTAATAAAATTTACGACAAGGAAAAGAAGCAATATGCTTGTCGAACTGAACCCGTGAACAACTGGGGCAACAAAGAGAATTTAATAACATGGCGAAAGAATTGGGCAAGGGAAGTTAATCAGGCATTAGAGCGAAACGGAATTGAAGCCAAAATTGACTATAGGTCATATAATGAACAAGGTATAAAAGATAGATTACCACAAACCCACGAAGGCAAGAAACATCATATTGTGGAAGATACATTTTCTTTAAATATCAACCAACAGATTAAAGAGTGCAATCTTTTAGGCTCAATGATAGTTCAAGAGATGGCATTAATATACAAAGAATATACTAAGGACGAAGAAGAACGGAATCGAAAAAGATGA
- a CDS encoding type IV secretory system conjugative DNA transfer family protein — protein MRKRIIDAISFTGIWTCPITYFLIFECFNELYKRSIIITPLLERAILMLGLLPMMWIAYVNILSYEKDDKRCFNLGEGFISEMSHEKRKATYPLIPTKLLVDKHKFNDGFILGTKDKRHYVSYPIETNSLPNTIIIGSTGSGKTSSFYINNLVTMLNQSQSQTTIYAIDVKGELHETCVSQSDKNVMVVSFDKDKQSDEFYGWDVYYNLNAQSDENQRLEVFNTIASAIIISTSDKDGFWVENSRTLFVGLLSYYYDKHFDFIQSVSEILKNDISTLIEEIIETSLPETISYRWLYKYYKKSNSSFEDIITTMTSSLSVFNLPVVKSILSTKENKASPKVFDEGKSIFLNIPDYLLESLNPAFRLITTEVFEYVERRKSDNPLIMLLDEFPALGCISKITHYMSILRYHNCSIWLSIQSYYQLQKHYSVPDAKIILDNTKIKCILEISDTDTAKMVSDWCGFYQEKKKSTNSKGGHSSTTERLPIVTATDLITLSKKEETILVISGIGYLRVKRASYFKDSYIMGIIRKIHAEKEDD, from the coding sequence ATGAGAAAGAGAATTATTGATGCAATTTCATTCACAGGTATATGGACATGCCCCATAACTTATTTTCTTATCTTTGAATGCTTCAATGAATTATATAAACGCAGCATTATCATTACACCTTTACTAGAGCGAGCAATATTAATGCTAGGATTGCTGCCAATGATGTGGATTGCATATGTAAATATTCTTTCCTATGAAAAGGATGATAAGCGATGTTTTAATTTAGGTGAAGGTTTCATATCCGAAATGAGTCATGAAAAGAGAAAGGCAACCTATCCACTTATTCCAACCAAATTATTGGTCGATAAACATAAGTTTAATGATGGATTTATTTTAGGAACAAAAGACAAACGACATTACGTCAGTTATCCCATCGAGACAAACTCACTCCCAAATACTATTATCATTGGTTCAACAGGTTCCGGTAAAACCTCATCCTTTTATATCAACAATCTAGTTACAATGCTAAATCAATCGCAAAGTCAAACTACGATATATGCTATTGATGTAAAAGGAGAACTACATGAAACATGTGTATCACAGTCTGATAAAAACGTAATGGTTGTGAGTTTCGATAAAGATAAACAGTCCGATGAATTTTATGGATGGGATGTTTACTACAATTTAAATGCTCAATCCGATGAAAACCAGAGACTTGAAGTATTTAATACAATTGCCAGTGCTATCATAATATCCACGTCTGATAAGGACGGATTTTGGGTAGAAAACAGCAGAACCCTTTTTGTCGGTTTACTTTCCTATTATTATGATAAGCATTTTGACTTTATACAATCGGTATCGGAAATATTAAAAAATGATATTTCCACTCTGATAGAAGAAATCATTGAAACCAGTTTGCCCGAAACCATTTCTTACAGATGGTTGTACAAATATTATAAAAAATCAAATAGTAGTTTTGAGGATATCATAACAACAATGACATCCAGCCTATCCGTCTTTAATCTTCCAGTGGTTAAATCAATTTTAAGTACCAAAGAGAACAAAGCATCACCCAAGGTTTTTGACGAGGGTAAGTCCATATTTTTAAATATTCCAGATTATCTACTTGAAAGTCTAAATCCTGCGTTTCGGCTAATCACTACAGAAGTATTTGAGTATGTTGAGCGAAGGAAGTCGGATAATCCTCTTATTATGTTGCTAGATGAATTTCCAGCATTAGGATGCATCTCAAAGATAACTCATTATATGTCAATCTTACGTTATCACAACTGTTCTATTTGGTTATCCATTCAAAGCTATTATCAGCTTCAAAAGCATTATTCCGTACCTGACGCTAAAATAATTTTGGATAACACTAAAATCAAATGCATCCTTGAGATATCCGACACCGATACAGCCAAAATGGTTTCAGATTGGTGCGGTTTTTATCAAGAAAAAAAGAAAAGCACAAATTCAAAAGGAGGTCATAGCTCTACGACAGAACGCCTTCCTATTGTAACAGCAACTGACCTGATAACATTATCAAAAAAGGAAGAAACAATATTGGTCATATCTGGGATTGGTTATCTTCGGGTAAAAAGGGCAAGTTATTTCAAAGATTCATATATCATGGGTATAATCAGAAAAATCCATGCGGAAAAGGAGGATGATTGA
- a CDS encoding tyrosine-type recombinase/integrase, giving the protein MLKKITEVKLSEKLQELVDDGIIDYERALEMQMERRNKIIKDHVEKVHPINQFSNGRYYTKLHPQDYKKPGLVNKARKEDVEEAIYQYYISKELENLDNSTFECQYNRWHEDPLGGGKVKPVTMYRNESLYNQYLKDSVIDKTPITQIDADKFELFFLDCIKRGITQKAFTNVKSLINKIYNYAIKQKFNMPYGHSKDMFKFIEIPKNEFKTTKQKPCERSYTQIEVGVIRRYILDNYAAPTNKLQPLALLGVLLTFFTGVRCGELAALKVTDFDEDNETLLIERTETRNQKTHTYSIKPPKTTASNRNINLTEDAVEVLKLILSVRKGMGIKSEYLFTDRDNDRLHCPRFIKTIETINKRTGLPYKRSMHDIRRTYASICYLDRVPLHVIQRELGHETVQQTQEYVQDLISKEEGKTYLGRVKFYKDISETVQMNNIVNFKGDSRKKPHKKAL; this is encoded by the coding sequence ATGTTGAAAAAAATAACAGAAGTAAAATTATCGGAAAAATTGCAGGAGCTGGTTGATGATGGTATAATTGATTATGAAAGAGCTCTTGAGATGCAAATGGAAAGAAGAAATAAGATTATTAAAGACCATGTTGAAAAGGTACATCCTATTAATCAGTTTAGCAACGGAAGGTACTATACCAAACTACATCCACAGGATTATAAGAAACCGGGGTTGGTTAATAAAGCAAGGAAGGAGGACGTTGAGGAAGCGATATACCAGTATTATATCAGTAAAGAATTAGAAAACTTAGACAACTCAACATTTGAGTGTCAATATAATCGGTGGCACGAAGACCCTTTGGGCGGAGGTAAGGTTAAACCAGTGACGATGTATCGTAATGAAAGTTTATACAATCAATATTTGAAAGATAGTGTAATAGATAAAACTCCTATCACCCAAATAGATGCAGATAAGTTCGAACTGTTCTTTCTCGATTGCATTAAACGTGGCATTACTCAGAAAGCGTTTACTAATGTTAAATCGCTGATTAATAAAATATATAACTATGCGATTAAACAAAAGTTTAATATGCCTTATGGCCACAGCAAAGATATGTTCAAGTTCATTGAAATTCCCAAAAACGAATTCAAAACAACGAAACAGAAGCCTTGTGAACGTTCGTATACGCAAATTGAGGTGGGAGTTATACGAAGATATATCTTGGATAATTATGCGGCTCCTACAAATAAACTACAACCGCTCGCATTATTGGGCGTATTACTCACATTTTTTACTGGAGTTCGTTGCGGAGAGTTAGCAGCTTTAAAAGTTACCGATTTTGACGAAGATAATGAAACTTTACTGATTGAGCGAACCGAAACACGAAATCAAAAGACTCATACATACAGCATTAAGCCTCCAAAAACAACGGCTTCTAATCGTAACATAAATCTTACTGAAGACGCAGTAGAAGTTCTGAAATTGATTTTATCCGTTAGAAAAGGAATGGGAATAAAGTCAGAATATCTTTTCACAGACCGAGATAATGACCGGCTCCATTGCCCACGCTTTATTAAAACAATCGAAACCATTAATAAGCGTACTGGATTACCGTACAAAAGGTCGATGCATGATATCAGGCGTACATATGCCAGTATATGTTATCTAGATAGGGTACCTTTACATGTAATTCAGAGAGAGTTAGGGCATGAGACTGTACAACAAACGCAAGAGTACGTTCAAGACCTTATATCTAAAGAAGAAGGTAAAACATACTTGGGTAGAGTAAAATTCTATAAAGATATTAGCGAGACTGTGCAGATGAACAATATTGTTAATTTTAAAGGTGATTCACGCAAAAAGCCGCATAAAAAGGCACTTTAA